A single genomic interval of bacterium harbors:
- the ftsZ gene encoding cell division protein FtsZ: MLELLDTEQQTFANLKVFGVGGGGGNAVNRMVEAGLRGVDFIVANTDAQALMQNTAYNKIQLGARLTHGLGAGAQPEIGREAAEESLGEIRQYLEGADMLFITAGLGGGTGTGAAPIIAEQARGMDILSVAVVTKPFTFEGPARSRKAEDGLVELRKYVDTLIVIPNQRLLAVVEKRTTMTSAFEMADDVLHQAVQGISDIITMPGMINVDFADVVTVMRGMGDALMGTGYGTGETAIHDAVRNAVSSPLLDGVSIEGAMGVLVNITASPDLPLFAVNEAMDTIREAADDNAEIVFGVVNSELQDQVTVTVIATGFTKKVPQMQEPVEQPEPEEERELVGVEYEATGTTDRGLVINFPTLRDEDLDRPTFMRWKERREKQRI, from the coding sequence ATGCTCGAGCTATTAGACACCGAGCAGCAGACCTTCGCCAACCTGAAAGTGTTCGGCGTGGGAGGCGGGGGAGGCAACGCGGTCAACCGCATGGTGGAGGCCGGCCTGCGCGGCGTGGACTTCATCGTGGCCAACACCGACGCCCAGGCGCTGATGCAGAACACGGCCTACAACAAGATACAGCTTGGCGCCAGGCTGACCCACGGCCTCGGAGCCGGGGCCCAGCCCGAAATCGGTCGCGAGGCGGCCGAGGAGAGTTTGGGCGAAATCCGGCAGTACCTGGAAGGCGCCGACATGCTCTTCATCACCGCCGGCCTGGGAGGCGGGACGGGAACCGGCGCGGCGCCGATCATCGCCGAGCAGGCCCGGGGCATGGACATCCTCTCCGTCGCCGTGGTCACCAAGCCGTTCACCTTCGAGGGGCCGGCGCGGTCCAGGAAGGCCGAGGACGGTCTGGTGGAGCTGCGGAAGTACGTGGACACCCTGATCGTCATACCCAACCAGCGTCTGTTGGCCGTGGTGGAGAAGAGGACCACCATGACCTCGGCCTTCGAGATGGCCGACGACGTCCTGCACCAGGCGGTGCAGGGAATTTCCGACATCATTACCATGCCGGGGATGATCAACGTGGACTTCGCCGACGTGGTCACCGTGATGAGGGGGATGGGCGACGCCCTCATGGGCACCGGATACGGCACCGGCGAGACCGCCATCCACGACGCGGTGCGCAACGCCGTCAGCTCCCCCCTCCTGGACGGCGTGTCCATCGAGGGGGCGATGGGGGTGCTGGTGAACATCACCGCATCGCCGGACCTGCCCCTCTTCGCCGTGAACGAGGCCATGGACACCATCCGCGAGGCGGCGGACGACAACGCGGAGATAGTCTTCGGCGTCGTCAACTCGGAGCTCCAGGACCAGGTGACGGTGACGGTCATCGCCACCGGCTTCACCAAGAAGGTGCCGCAGATGCAAGAACCGGTGGAGCAGCCGGAGCCCGAGGAGGAGCGGGAGCTCGTCGGAGTCGAGTACGAGGCCACCGGGACCACGGACCGCGGGCTCGTGATCAACTTCCCCACCCTGCGGGACGAGGACCTCGACCGGCCGACCTTCATGCGCTGGAAGGAGCGCCGGGAAAAGCAGCGGATCTGA
- a CDS encoding PilZ domain-containing protein, translated as MASTGERRKAPRHKPVDLDAVVLAGLTSLHREVRVRSISSSGIAIEVNIEDQLPFEVKLGKLITLSFILPQMAQIACVEAEVVRTYRQVSEGGVVQLSEDYDPRTDPGSGNRDMVFGLGLRFVNLTGNVETQLQRYIRETKSRQR; from the coding sequence ATGGCCTCCACCGGCGAACGCCGCAAAGCCCCCCGGCACAAACCGGTTGACCTGGACGCAGTCGTCCTCGCCGGTCTTACCAGCCTCCACCGGGAGGTCCGGGTCCGCTCCATCTCCAGCTCGGGAATCGCCATCGAGGTCAACATCGAGGATCAGCTCCCCTTCGAGGTCAAGCTGGGAAAACTCATCACCCTCTCCTTCATCCTCCCACAGATGGCCCAGATAGCCTGCGTGGAGGCCGAGGTCGTCAGGACCTACCGGCAGGTCTCCGAGGGCGGGGTGGTCCAGCTTTCCGAGGACTACGACCCCCGGACCGACCCGGGGTCGGGAAACCGGGACATGGTCTTCGGGCTCGGGTTGCGCTTCGTCAACCTCACCGGCAACGTGGAGACCCAGCTCCAAAGATACATACGTGAAACGAAGTCACGCCAACGGTGA